Proteins encoded in a region of the Alkalinema sp. FACHB-956 genome:
- a CDS encoding DUF554 domain-containing protein, translating into MTIYSVAPSPLVAMLTVWDKTSGTWINIITVLLGTLLGVSIRGRLPQIIQQVITQGLGLFTLFLGFTLASSMLKAKAGPIDGIILGLLAMVVGGVIGESLNLEAQLTNLGDWLKDRCRGTGRFTEGFVISSLLFCIGPITIVGCLNNGLSGNSNLLTVKAVMDGFASIAFSSIYGIGVGFSIVPILIYQGGLSLFAGLLAQSLPDPTIDPRVHLVSGVGGLMVVGIGLNLLEVARLRVSSFLPALILGPVLFAIAQMITG; encoded by the coding sequence ATGACAATTTATTCCGTTGCGCCATCCCCATTGGTCGCAATGCTGACGGTCTGGGACAAAACCAGTGGAACCTGGATTAATATCATCACGGTTTTATTGGGAACACTATTGGGGGTCAGCATTAGAGGGCGGCTACCACAGATCATCCAGCAGGTGATTACGCAAGGACTGGGGCTATTTACCCTCTTCCTAGGCTTCACCCTTGCCAGCAGCATGTTAAAAGCCAAGGCTGGCCCGATCGATGGCATCATTCTCGGGCTGCTTGCCATGGTCGTAGGCGGCGTCATTGGCGAAAGCCTCAACCTAGAGGCTCAACTCACAAATTTGGGTGATTGGTTGAAAGATCGTTGCCGAGGGACGGGACGGTTTACCGAAGGATTTGTGATTAGCAGTCTGTTATTTTGCATTGGCCCTATCACCATTGTGGGTTGCTTGAACAATGGTTTGTCAGGAAATAGCAATCTTCTGACTGTGAAAGCGGTGATGGATGGCTTTGCCTCGATCGCCTTTAGCAGTATTTATGGCATTGGGGTCGGTTTCTCGATCGTACCGATTTTGATCTACCAAGGGGGGCTCTCCTTATTTGCGGGTCTGCTGGCCCAATCGTTACCCGACCCGACGATCGATCCGCGCGTTCACTTGGTTTCTGGTGTGGGTGGATTGATGGTCGTCGGCATTGGCCTCAACTTGTTGGAGGTCGCTCGCTTGCGTGTCAGTTCCTTCCTACCCGCCTTAATCCTAGGCCCCGTCCTATTTGCCATCGCACAGATGATTACTGGTTAG
- a CDS encoding aspartate aminotransferase family protein — MTLSSLDAFWMPFTANRQFKANPRLLASAQGMYYQSVDGRQILDGTAGLWCVNAGHCREPITQAIQKQAATLDYAPTFQMGHPIAFELADRLSKLLPGDLNAVFFTNSGAESVDTALKIAIAYHRARGDASRTRLIGRERGYHGVGFGGMSVGGIGSNRKVFASNLIPGVDHLPHTHNLAQNAFTPGQPEWGDHLADELERLVALHDSSTIAAVIVEPVAGSTGVLIPPKGYLERLRALCDRHGILLIFDEVITGFGRLGTAFAADYFGVMPDLITAAKGLTNGTIPMGAVFARQYIYDAFMQGPETAIELFHGYTYSGHPLACAAAQATLEIYEQEGLFDRARELAPYWQEAVHSLKGIPGIIDIRNLGLMAGIELEPYPNQPGQRAYQALVNCFETGLLIRVTGDIIALSPPLIVEKSQIDQMVDHLRNILKTL; from the coding sequence ATGACGCTATCCTCCCTTGACGCATTTTGGATGCCCTTTACCGCCAATCGCCAGTTCAAAGCCAATCCAAGGCTGCTGGCCTCGGCCCAGGGCATGTATTACCAATCGGTGGATGGTCGGCAGATTTTAGATGGCACTGCGGGCCTCTGGTGTGTTAATGCAGGCCATTGCCGAGAACCCATCACCCAAGCGATTCAGAAACAGGCGGCCACCCTCGATTACGCGCCGACGTTTCAAATGGGTCACCCGATCGCCTTTGAATTGGCCGATCGTTTGTCGAAACTCTTACCGGGGGATCTCAACGCAGTCTTTTTTACAAACTCCGGCGCAGAATCCGTTGATACCGCCTTAAAAATCGCGATCGCCTACCACCGTGCTCGGGGAGATGCCAGCCGCACCCGCTTGATTGGTCGGGAACGGGGCTACCATGGCGTGGGCTTTGGGGGCATGTCTGTGGGGGGGATTGGCTCCAATCGTAAAGTGTTTGCTAGCAATCTCATTCCGGGTGTTGATCATTTACCCCACACGCACAATCTAGCGCAGAATGCATTTACCCCAGGGCAACCGGAATGGGGTGATCATTTGGCCGATGAGTTAGAACGGCTCGTTGCTCTGCACGATTCCTCCACAATTGCAGCCGTCATTGTCGAACCTGTTGCCGGATCAACGGGTGTTCTGATTCCACCTAAGGGATATCTGGAGCGGTTGCGAGCCCTGTGCGATCGCCATGGCATTCTTTTAATTTTTGATGAAGTGATTACCGGCTTTGGACGATTGGGCACAGCGTTTGCAGCGGACTATTTTGGCGTGATGCCCGATTTGATCACTGCTGCGAAAGGTCTGACCAACGGGACGATTCCCATGGGGGCTGTCTTCGCTCGACAATATATATATGATGCCTTTATGCAGGGGCCAGAAACCGCGATCGAACTGTTCCATGGCTATACCTATTCTGGCCATCCCCTAGCCTGTGCTGCCGCCCAAGCGACCTTAGAGATTTACGAACAGGAAGGATTGTTCGATCGGGCGCGGGAACTGGCTCCCTACTGGCAGGAAGCGGTGCATTCCCTCAAGGGCATTCCTGGCATTATCGACATTCGCAATCTGGGCTTAATGGCAGGCATTGAATTAGAACCTTACCCCAATCAACCGGGACAGCGCGCCTACCAAGCCTTGGTGAACTGTTTTGAGACCGGATTATTGATTCGTGTCACTGGCGACATTATTGCCCTATCGCCGCCTCTGATTGTGGAGAAATCCCAGATCGATCAAATGGTCGATCATCTGCGCAACATCTTAAAAACGCTGTAG
- a CDS encoding Uma2 family endonuclease — MTYPSAQQLSFGQFVTQYAEDLYYELADGKLISMELTGPHETVGGKLATCIGIAIAQAQHPWFIPRTCLIRPFAEVATARRPDIVVLDETALPSEPLWQQQPVITLGRSIKLVVEVVSTNWETDYARKVEEYAMLGIPEYWIVDYRGLGGVAFIGKPKQPTFTVCQLQGDDYEFHQYRLGEWIQSPLLPNLHLRLDDILPR, encoded by the coding sequence ATGACCTATCCCTCCGCTCAGCAATTATCCTTTGGGCAATTCGTGACTCAGTACGCTGAAGATTTGTACTATGAACTTGCTGACGGGAAATTGATCAGTATGGAACTCACTGGCCCCCATGAAACGGTTGGTGGAAAGCTAGCAACTTGCATTGGAATCGCGATCGCCCAGGCTCAACACCCTTGGTTTATTCCGCGCACTTGTCTTATCCGTCCCTTTGCAGAGGTGGCAACGGCCCGTCGCCCAGATATTGTGGTTCTTGATGAAACGGCACTGCCCAGCGAACCCCTCTGGCAACAACAGCCCGTCATCACCCTAGGTCGATCGATCAAACTAGTTGTGGAAGTAGTCAGTACCAACTGGGAAACGGACTACGCCCGTAAAGTGGAGGAATATGCCATGCTAGGCATTCCTGAATATTGGATTGTAGACTACCGGGGATTGGGTGGGGTTGCCTTTATTGGCAAACCTAAGCAACCGACTTTTACTGTCTGTCAGCTCCAAGGGGATGATTATGAGTTCCATCAATATCGGCTAGGAGAATGGATTCAATCCCCACTTTTACCCAACCTGCACCTTCGGTTGGACGATATTCTGCCCCGTTGA
- the acs gene encoding acetate--CoA ligase yields the protein MSQPTIESILQENRLFPPSAEFASQAAIKSFDEYQQIYETAKADPLAFWGNLAQQELHWFQPWDTVLDWSNPPFAKWFVNGKTNLSYNCLDRHLTTERRTKPAIIWEGEPGDSKVLTYEDLHREVCKFANVLKKLGVQKGDRVGIYMPMIPEAAIAMLACARIGASHSVVFGGFSAEALRDRLIDAAAKVVVTADGGWRKDAIVPLKDAVDKALEDGQSVVQTVVVAKRTGQDIPMQADRDFWWHDLEAGISEDCPAEPVDSEDMLFILYTSGSTGKPKGVVHTTAGYNLYAHMTCKWIFDLQENDVYWCTADVGWITGHSYVVYGPLSNGATTLMYEGAPRPSNPGAFWDVIQKHKVSIFYTAPTAIRAFIKMGDQHPQSRDLSSLRLLGTVGEPINPEAWMWYHQVIGGGRCPIVDTWWQTETGGVMITPLPGAIATKPGSATLPFPGILADVVDLDGNSVGPNEGGYLAVRHPWPGMMRTVYGDPDRFRRTYWEHIAPKDGQYLYFAGDGARRDEDGYFWVMGRVDDVINVAGHRLGTMEIESALVSHPAVAEAAVVGKPDDLKGEEIVAFVTLEGTQTASDTLMKELKQHVVQEIGAIARPGEIRFADALPKTRSGKIMRRLLRSLAAGQEISGDTSTLEDRTVLEKLRGEG from the coding sequence ATGTCTCAACCGACGATCGAATCCATTCTTCAGGAAAACCGTTTATTTCCGCCCAGTGCGGAGTTTGCCAGCCAAGCTGCGATTAAAAGCTTTGATGAGTATCAGCAGATTTATGAAACGGCCAAGGCTGACCCGCTGGCCTTTTGGGGCAATTTAGCCCAGCAGGAATTGCACTGGTTCCAACCCTGGGATACCGTCCTAGATTGGAGCAATCCTCCCTTTGCTAAATGGTTTGTCAATGGTAAGACCAACCTTTCCTACAATTGCCTCGATCGCCATTTGACAACGGAACGCCGCACCAAACCCGCCATCATTTGGGAAGGGGAGCCGGGGGATTCTAAAGTTCTGACCTATGAAGATTTGCATCGGGAAGTCTGCAAATTTGCTAATGTCTTAAAAAAATTGGGTGTCCAAAAGGGCGATCGCGTCGGGATTTACATGCCGATGATTCCGGAAGCGGCGATCGCAATGTTGGCCTGTGCTCGGATTGGCGCATCCCACTCGGTTGTGTTTGGCGGATTTAGTGCGGAAGCCCTGCGCGATCGCTTGATTGATGCCGCTGCAAAAGTTGTGGTGACTGCCGATGGCGGTTGGCGCAAAGATGCGATCGTTCCCCTGAAGGATGCCGTAGACAAAGCCCTTGAGGATGGCCAATCGGTGGTGCAAACCGTCGTCGTTGCCAAGCGCACGGGCCAAGACATTCCCATGCAGGCCGATCGGGATTTTTGGTGGCATGACTTAGAAGCTGGCATTTCCGAAGACTGTCCCGCTGAACCCGTGGACTCCGAGGACATGTTGTTCATTCTCTACACCTCCGGCTCCACGGGCAAACCCAAGGGTGTGGTGCACACCACCGCTGGGTATAACCTCTACGCCCACATGACCTGCAAGTGGATTTTTGACCTGCAGGAAAACGATGTCTACTGGTGTACCGCTGATGTGGGTTGGATTACGGGCCACAGCTATGTCGTCTATGGGCCGCTGTCCAATGGGGCAACGACGCTGATGTACGAAGGGGCACCCCGTCCGTCCAATCCGGGGGCTTTTTGGGATGTGATCCAAAAGCATAAGGTCAGCATTTTCTACACCGCACCCACGGCGATCCGAGCCTTCATCAAAATGGGTGATCAGCATCCCCAGTCCCGCGATCTGTCCTCCCTGCGGCTCCTGGGCACCGTGGGCGAACCGATCAACCCCGAAGCTTGGATGTGGTATCACCAGGTGATTGGTGGCGGTCGTTGCCCGATCGTCGATACCTGGTGGCAAACGGAAACGGGTGGCGTTATGATTACGCCCTTGCCCGGAGCCATTGCCACCAAGCCCGGTTCCGCCACCCTGCCTTTCCCCGGCATTCTGGCCGACGTGGTGGATTTAGACGGCAATTCCGTCGGCCCTAACGAAGGGGGCTACTTGGCGGTGCGCCATCCCTGGCCTGGCATGATGCGTACCGTTTACGGTGACCCCGATCGCTTCCGCCGCACCTACTGGGAGCACATTGCCCCCAAGGATGGGCAGTACCTGTATTTCGCGGGAGATGGGGCGCGGCGGGATGAAGACGGCTACTTCTGGGTTATGGGCCGGGTGGATGATGTGATTAACGTGGCAGGCCACCGGCTGGGTACGATGGAAATTGAGTCTGCCTTGGTGTCCCACCCCGCTGTAGCGGAAGCTGCCGTGGTCGGTAAACCCGATGACCTGAAGGGCGAGGAGATTGTGGCGTTTGTCACCTTGGAAGGGACGCAAACTGCCAGCGATACCCTGATGAAGGAACTGAAGCAGCACGTCGTCCAGGAAATTGGCGCGATCGCCCGTCCCGGAGAAATCCGCTTTGCTGATGCTTTACCCAAAACCCGATCGGGCAAAATTATGCGTCGTCTGCTACGCTCCTTGGCCGCAGGACAGGAAATTTCCGGCGATACTTCGACGCTGGAAGATCGCACAGTGCTGGAAAAACTGCGGGGCGAGGGGTAA
- a CDS encoding SGNH/GDSL hydrolase family protein: MKLLLGAIAILLALLGIEIFLRVRFGFGHPLLYLADPEMGYRLAPNQTVKRFGNTIAINQYSMRSGEITPERSPTTFRILLLGDSVANGGWWTDQSQTISTLLQVQLQTQIQTQVQNPAQAKGNLSAALQRAKLSTIEVLNASANSWSPRSEFPYLKQFGTFESQRIVLIINTDDLFATAPTDLVVGHDRNYPDRLPFLALEEVITRYVLPAPKLSPQLQAVYAEGGDRVGRNLQAIDQIHQMAQQHQAQLLVILTPLLREIETGSRNYEIDARQRLAQFLQDRTISFIDCLPHFQAQSSPRSLYHDHIHLNPQGNQQISDQIQQWLQQLQI; the protein is encoded by the coding sequence ATGAAACTGCTCTTGGGTGCGATCGCGATCCTCTTGGCCCTGCTTGGAATCGAGATCTTTTTGCGAGTTCGCTTTGGATTTGGGCATCCTCTACTGTACCTAGCTGATCCAGAAATGGGCTATCGGCTTGCGCCCAATCAAACTGTGAAGCGGTTTGGGAATACGATTGCGATTAATCAATATTCCATGCGCAGTGGCGAAATTACCCCGGAGCGATCGCCTACGACCTTCCGTATCCTGTTGCTGGGCGATTCCGTTGCCAATGGAGGTTGGTGGACGGATCAATCCCAAACCATTTCCACCCTGTTACAGGTTCAGCTCCAGACCCAGATTCAGACCCAGGTTCAGAACCCAGCGCAGGCTAAGGGGAATCTGAGTGCTGCATTACAGCGAGCTAAGCTGTCTACGATCGAAGTGTTAAACGCCTCTGCCAACTCGTGGTCCCCTAGGAGCGAATTCCCATATCTCAAACAGTTCGGAACCTTTGAATCCCAAAGGATTGTTCTGATTATTAATACTGATGATTTATTTGCCACCGCTCCGACGGATCTGGTCGTAGGCCACGATCGCAATTATCCCGATCGATTACCGTTCTTAGCATTAGAAGAAGTGATCACTCGCTACGTGTTGCCCGCACCGAAGTTATCACCGCAGCTACAGGCCGTCTATGCTGAAGGGGGCGATCGGGTGGGCCGAAATTTACAGGCGATCGACCAAATCCACCAAATGGCCCAGCAACACCAAGCTCAGTTATTAGTTATACTGACCCCATTGCTGCGGGAAATTGAAACGGGATCCCGTAATTATGAAATCGATGCCCGCCAACGGCTGGCGCAGTTCCTGCAAGACCGTACAATCTCATTCATCGACTGTTTACCCCACTTCCAAGCACAATCCAGTCCTCGATCGCTCTACCATGATCACATCCACCTCAACCCCCAGGGGAACCAACAGATCAGCGATCAGATCCAGCAATGGCTACAGCAACTCCAGATTTAG
- a CDS encoding plasmid replication protein, CyRepA1 family produces the protein MQKNCIRSCGSRLESRGFLHSNSRDLAWDSAISRLGSAVASDHEQEWIASAVDPAIVRLNVETLTDTAVDRYSHEVSYPIAERLNWGIKRFGQQSRVNLRGWWVSGVDPLNGWQKMQWGRFKPDADTPVIDREKGQPAKYLSPSLGKGSSRLTLLEVPFKVWQRVADRSSIAIAKADLKLGFWHWVWKNNVPVVLTEGEKKAGCLLTAGYAAIALPGIFGGYRREGNQLIPELEFFTQSPSQDDAGKSGRDFYICFDFETRPKVVQAIAIAISKLGTLLNRASGTVKVITLPGPQKGVDDFVAEWGVEEFAALYRNAETLDYWQAGRLWALTHPPTVQLSQAYLGEIDYPTTGLVCLKSPKGTGKTTSLQRLVQGAISDDRKVLVITHRIQLGRSICHSLGIDWITNLTNGSANNTEFRGYGLCIDSLHPLSQAHFDPQAWEGAIVILDEVEQVLWHALNSTTCYSQRVKILATLKELVQVVLSSGGLIVAQDADLSDISVDYLLSLAETPITPWLVVNNWQPTKIQHTYIYDTKNPAPLIAKMEQAIELGPVFVCLDSQKAKSRWSSRNLETYLHQRFPEKRILRIDSETVSSADHPAYAIANDINAKIAQYDIVLATPTIGTGVSIDLQNHFQAVFGIFQGVMSDAESRQSLARVRDQVPRYVWSAKYGLGKIGNGSCFYRDIAQSTTKAVKYNVMLLKEVDFDLDRQTDPIALRTWSKMAARVNFSLWNFRGELQNGLSREGHQLVVVTDNADKILGATASSVAYYELVSGQRQVPGFEFLPVNHDLGQIDRIAQQITEIRNYNQQADAEAISESPELSRQEYQAMRETRSRTTQQRHSQRKHELKNRYPVSITPELTLKDEQGWHSQLRLHYYLIHDPLFVRLRDLQAWEDHLSRGNGNVALQDVKLLTAQVEILKALGVVNLLDPERKTRSTDLDVQEMHATILAHRQDIKLLFGLKITDRMAPITMIQALLNKLDVKLVCISRDRAPDGRRGGLRVYRYVPPTDERETIFAQWQQQDEALLQAVSSSSNSVAGNAAG, from the coding sequence ATGCAAAAGAATTGTATCAGGAGTTGCGGCTCTCGGCTAGAGTCGCGCGGTTTTCTGCATTCAAATTCTAGAGATTTAGCTTGGGATTCTGCGATTTCTCGCCTAGGCAGCGCCGTTGCATCCGACCACGAACAGGAGTGGATTGCTAGCGCTGTCGATCCGGCGATCGTGCGATTAAACGTGGAAACACTGACGGACACAGCCGTCGATCGCTATTCCCACGAAGTGAGTTACCCCATCGCAGAACGTTTGAACTGGGGGATAAAACGGTTTGGGCAACAGTCACGGGTTAACCTACGCGGCTGGTGGGTCAGTGGCGTTGATCCGCTGAACGGCTGGCAAAAAATGCAGTGGGGACGCTTTAAACCCGATGCCGATACGCCAGTGATCGATCGAGAAAAGGGACAACCGGCTAAATACCTCAGTCCCAGTTTGGGCAAAGGTTCCAGTCGTTTAACGTTATTGGAAGTTCCGTTTAAGGTTTGGCAAAGGGTTGCGGATCGATCGAGCATTGCCATTGCGAAAGCTGATCTGAAGCTCGGATTTTGGCATTGGGTTTGGAAAAATAATGTTCCCGTGGTGTTAACCGAAGGCGAAAAAAAGGCCGGTTGCTTGCTGACGGCGGGCTATGCCGCGATCGCCTTACCGGGAATTTTTGGGGGATACCGACGGGAAGGCAACCAGTTAATTCCTGAACTGGAGTTTTTTACCCAATCACCCTCACAGGATGATGCTGGTAAATCGGGTCGGGATTTCTACATTTGTTTTGACTTTGAAACCCGTCCCAAGGTTGTGCAAGCGATCGCGATCGCCATTTCCAAATTAGGAACCTTGCTAAATCGGGCTAGTGGTACCGTAAAGGTCATTACCTTGCCGGGGCCGCAAAAAGGGGTCGATGATTTCGTGGCGGAGTGGGGTGTTGAGGAATTTGCAGCGCTGTATCGCAACGCGGAAACGTTAGATTACTGGCAAGCTGGACGGCTATGGGCTTTGACGCATCCGCCCACCGTTCAGTTAAGCCAAGCCTATTTAGGAGAAATTGATTACCCAACGACGGGTTTAGTTTGCTTAAAAAGCCCCAAGGGAACGGGCAAGACGACTTCACTTCAGCGGTTGGTGCAGGGCGCGATCTCCGACGATCGTAAAGTGCTCGTGATTACCCACCGCATTCAACTGGGGCGATCGATTTGCCATAGTCTTGGCATTGACTGGATTACTAACTTGACCAATGGCAGTGCGAACAATACTGAATTTCGCGGCTATGGCCTTTGCATTGACTCGCTCCATCCCCTCTCCCAAGCGCATTTCGATCCACAAGCCTGGGAAGGGGCGATCGTCATTCTGGATGAAGTCGAGCAAGTGCTGTGGCATGCGCTGAACAGTACAACTTGCTACAGCCAGCGGGTCAAAATTCTGGCAACGCTGAAGGAATTGGTGCAGGTTGTCCTGTCTAGCGGTGGGTTGATTGTGGCACAGGATGCCGATCTCTCTGACATTAGCGTCGATTATCTTTTGAGTTTGGCGGAAACGCCGATCACCCCTTGGCTCGTCGTCAACAATTGGCAACCAACAAAAATCCAGCACACCTATATATATGACACAAAAAATCCTGCACCGTTAATTGCCAAGATGGAACAGGCGATCGAACTTGGCCCAGTCTTTGTTTGCTTGGATTCCCAAAAGGCAAAGAGTCGTTGGAGTTCCCGCAATTTAGAAACCTACCTACACCAACGTTTTCCCGAAAAACGGATTTTACGGATTGATAGTGAAACGGTTTCCAGCGCCGATCACCCCGCCTACGCCATCGCCAATGATATCAATGCCAAGATTGCCCAGTACGACATCGTCTTGGCAACGCCGACGATCGGAACTGGCGTTTCGATCGATCTACAAAACCATTTCCAAGCCGTCTTTGGCATTTTCCAAGGGGTGATGTCCGATGCGGAGTCACGGCAATCCTTAGCACGGGTACGCGATCAGGTCCCTCGTTACGTCTGGTCGGCAAAATACGGCCTCGGCAAAATTGGCAACGGCAGTTGTTTCTATCGCGACATTGCCCAATCCACAACCAAGGCCGTGAAGTATAACGTGATGTTGTTGAAGGAAGTGGATTTTGATCTCGATCGCCAAACCGATCCGATCGCCCTGCGTACTTGGTCGAAAATGGCAGCACGGGTCAATTTCTCCCTGTGGAATTTTCGAGGGGAATTGCAAAACGGGCTGAGTCGCGAAGGTCATCAGTTGGTGGTTGTGACCGATAACGCAGACAAAATTCTTGGCGCAACGGCTTCTTCCGTCGCCTATTACGAATTAGTCAGCGGTCAACGGCAAGTGCCGGGATTTGAATTTTTGCCCGTCAATCATGACCTAGGTCAGATCGATCGAATCGCCCAGCAAATCACCGAGATTCGTAATTACAACCAGCAGGCAGATGCTGAGGCCATTTCCGAGTCACCGGAACTGAGCCGTCAGGAATATCAGGCCATGCGAGAAACCCGATCGCGCACGACGCAACAACGTCATAGTCAGCGTAAACATGAACTGAAAAACCGCTATCCCGTTTCGATCACACCGGAGTTAACACTCAAGGATGAGCAGGGGTGGCACAGTCAGTTACGGCTGCACTACTATCTCATCCACGATCCGTTATTTGTGCGGTTGCGGGATTTACAAGCCTGGGAAGATCATCTCAGTCGCGGCAATGGCAATGTGGCGTTACAGGATGTAAAGCTGTTGACGGCACAGGTCGAAATCCTCAAAGCGCTAGGGGTTGTCAACTTGCTCGATCCAGAACGAAAAACTAGATCAACAGACCTAGATGTGCAGGAAATGCACGCGACGATCCTGGCCCATCGCCAAGATATCAAGCTGTTATTCGGACTGAAGATTACCGATCGCATGGCTCCGATCACCATGATTCAAGCCTTGCTGAATAAATTAGATGTCAAACTGGTCTGCATTTCCCGCGATCGGGCTCCCGATGGGCGACGGGGTGGCCTGCGCGTGTATCGCTATGTACCTCCAACGGACGAACGGGAAACGATTTTTGCCCAGTGGCAACAGCAAGATGAGGCGCTATTACAGGCGGTTAGCAGTTCCAGCAATTCGGTCGCAGGGAATGCTGCGGGGTGA
- a CDS encoding glycosyltransferase family 2 protein, with the protein MNPVYSLVIPIYNEEETLPELYSRLRSLIDRLDGPTELILVNDGSRDRSLAILRQLHHQDDRVCYINLARNFGHQIAVTAGLNFVRGKVAVILDADLQDPPELIPEMLDRWREGYQVVYAQRLKRHREGWFKRTTAYVFYRLLKQLADVDIPTDTGDFCLLDRSVVDILNAMPERNRYLRGLRSWVGFQQTAVTFERDPRFAGEVKYTFRKSLALAINGLVSFSQVPLRLSTYMGLLAAFVALCMAVLVLYWRIFVPHSPLTGFTLILVAIFFLGAVQLVSIGILGEYIGRIYEQVQGRPLYTVSEIAGFTALDSPLAGNARSRSNESQEAR; encoded by the coding sequence ATGAATCCCGTCTATTCCCTGGTGATTCCAATTTACAACGAGGAAGAAACCCTGCCGGAACTCTACAGCCGCTTACGATCGCTGATCGATCGATTGGATGGGCCAACGGAGTTGATTCTGGTCAATGATGGGAGTCGCGATCGTAGTTTGGCGATTCTGCGGCAATTGCATCATCAGGACGATCGGGTCTGTTACATTAACCTGGCCCGGAATTTTGGCCACCAAATTGCGGTGACTGCGGGCCTCAATTTTGTACGCGGCAAAGTGGCTGTGATTCTGGATGCCGATCTGCAAGATCCCCCGGAGTTGATTCCTGAAATGCTCGATCGCTGGCGGGAGGGCTATCAAGTCGTCTATGCCCAACGGCTGAAACGCCATCGCGAAGGCTGGTTTAAACGGACAACGGCCTATGTGTTCTATCGCCTGCTGAAACAGCTGGCCGATGTGGATATTCCCACGGATACCGGCGATTTTTGTCTGCTCGATCGCAGCGTGGTCGATATCCTCAACGCCATGCCGGAACGTAACCGTTATCTGCGAGGATTACGATCGTGGGTGGGGTTTCAGCAAACAGCGGTCACCTTTGAGCGCGATCCTCGGTTTGCGGGCGAGGTGAAATATACCTTTCGGAAGTCTTTGGCCCTAGCCATTAACGGGCTGGTTTCCTTTTCCCAGGTTCCCCTGCGCCTTTCGACCTATATGGGATTACTGGCCGCATTTGTGGCGCTATGCATGGCGGTGTTGGTGCTGTATTGGCGGATCTTTGTCCCGCACTCTCCCCTAACGGGTTTTACCTTGATTCTGGTGGCAATTTTCTTTTTAGGTGCAGTGCAACTGGTCAGCATTGGCATTCTGGGCGAATACATTGGGCGCATTTATGAACAGGTGCAGGGCCGTCCGCTGTATACCGTATCTGAAATCGCGGGTTTTACAGCCCTAGACTCGCCCTTGGCAGGGAACGCCCGATCTAGATCGAACGAATCTCAAGAGGCCAGATAG
- the prmA gene encoding 50S ribosomal protein L11 methyltransferase — protein MANSWWEIQVLCTIPLEEGMCWRLEEFGCKGTSSQRMGTSSVVSGYLPQVQAHVLDLSALAMQIRQDALCLEQPHPVVRWSLIDEEDWASSWKAYWQPQEIGDRLLIHPAWLPLPEHTDRIILKLEPGVAFGTGDHATTQLCLEALEMRLAEEPEKIVIADIGCGSGILSVGALLMGAKKAYAVDTDPLAVKATLENIELNQMDPNRLSVAEGSVETLVNMVPEPVDGIVCNILAHVIVELIPQWTPIVKQETWGILSGILLEQAKAVADALEGNGWFVAALWKRGEWCCMNIRRMND, from the coding sequence ATGGCAAATAGTTGGTGGGAAATTCAAGTTTTGTGCACCATTCCCCTGGAAGAAGGAATGTGTTGGCGCTTGGAGGAATTTGGTTGTAAGGGCACCTCAAGCCAACGGATGGGAACCTCTTCCGTCGTTTCTGGCTATTTACCCCAGGTTCAAGCCCATGTCCTCGATCTCTCTGCCTTGGCCATGCAAATTCGCCAGGATGCGCTGTGCCTGGAGCAGCCCCATCCCGTTGTGCGGTGGAGCCTGATTGACGAGGAAGATTGGGCCAGCAGTTGGAAAGCCTATTGGCAACCCCAGGAGATCGGCGATCGCCTTTTGATCCATCCAGCTTGGTTACCGCTGCCAGAACACACCGATCGCATCATTCTGAAATTAGAACCCGGTGTGGCCTTTGGCACCGGAGACCATGCCACAACGCAGCTTTGTTTGGAAGCGTTGGAAATGCGCTTGGCGGAAGAGCCCGAAAAGATTGTTATTGCAGATATTGGCTGTGGATCCGGAATTCTCTCCGTGGGTGCTCTACTCATGGGCGCGAAGAAAGCCTATGCCGTCGATACGGATCCACTCGCGGTCAAGGCAACCTTAGAAAATATTGAATTAAATCAAATGGATCCTAACCGCTTATCCGTGGCGGAAGGGAGTGTGGAAACCCTAGTCAACATGGTGCCAGAGCCCGTTGACGGCATTGTTTGTAACATTCTCGCCCATGTGATTGTGGAACTGATTCCCCAGTGGACGCCGATCGTCAAGCAAGAAACCTGGGGCATCCTCAGCGGCATTTTACTGGAGCAAGCGAAGGCCGTGGCGGATGCGCTGGAAGGCAATGGCTGGTTTGTGGCAGCGCTGTGGAAACGGGGCGAATGGTGCTGCATGAATATTCGCCGGATGAATGACTGA